A part of Setaria viridis chromosome 8, Setaria_viridis_v4.0, whole genome shotgun sequence genomic DNA contains:
- the LOC117833068 gene encoding uncharacterized protein isoform X1, producing MVGRALGMTGRQPNPIGAMAAAYAEQEKELLSSVVGDIRSYSGSDPLRPWLRGMRKMERALPPATLREKLPRFLQKCAQELQDDLRYRDDPRYLRVWIQLMDYVADAKPLLKKMERNGIGLKRASFYMAYALYYEKHKRFNDAEKMYRLGIQNLAEPIGELHKAHEQFILRMESYKRRKDKLQERMPRKAGPSEIMPTKAGPSITPMTQVEGESRNSKELKSNTIQKSGSSSNTSLGRHPPLGPAKVGMLSRGNSGANKNLSRCNSDDTVVVRFVGSALVGKSETEDACHHGLVEPTINTKEAMDAISSMFLEPVEPETMLKRRSKREKSNFNQQPSAFDIFVDEDEPNCNGSKMLHRNSMKQEHPKFSQQTRGFEIFVDEDGPNGNDQNAEQNRNSRKANMKLNQETSGFEIFVDEDGPNGSDQNAGQNRNTGKENMKLDQETCGFQIFEDENEANGSIQNATYHKNNGLPPRPLCDSSRHQGESDFQKPFVGGFAILPDDEEEQCEKTVGVTINSRNVQPTHDNNTLLCPVQTNSGTRYREGSHPVCYGLREDRVIHRFVRSSIDDEPKVENACHHGLVDPTVNLKEAMDDINNMFGKPLNFKGEKTKRKTNALSDGKAVSVSGFSILADDDLKENTCKASQSSSCKFGDENGLFEPTITTRDVMAEINDMFGMPLDF from the exons ATGGTTGGCCGTGCACTAGGGATGACAG GCCGCCAACCAAATCCAATCGGAGCCATGGCCGCCGCATACGCGGAGCAGGAGAAGGAGCTCCTCTCGTCGGTGGTGGGCGACATCCGGAGCTACTCCGGATCCGACCCCCTCCGCCCATGGCTCCG CGGGATGCGGAAGATGGAGcgggcgctgccgccggcgacgctgcGGGAGAAGCTGCCCAGGTTCCTCCAGAAGTGCGCCCAGGAGTTACAGGACGACCTGCGCTACCGCGATGACCCCCGCTACCTCCGCGTCTGGATCCAGCTG ATGGACTATGTGGCGGATGCGAAGCCATTGCTCAAGAAGATGGAGAGGAATGGAATAGGTCTTAAGAGAGCTTCATTTTATATGGCTTATGCGCTATATTATGAAAAGCATAAGAGGTTCAATGATGCAGAGAAGATGTACCGTCTGGGAATCCAGAA CCTGGCAGAGCCTATTGGTGAGTTGCACAAAGCACATGAACAGTTTATTCTTCGAATGGAATCATACAAGAGGAGGAAAGATAAA CTGCAGGAAAGAATGCCTAGGAAAGCTGGTCCAAGTGAAATAATGCCTACGAAAGCTGGGCCTAGTATTACACCTATGACCCAAGTTGAAG GTGAAAGCAGAAACAGTAAAGAACTGAAATCCAATACAATTCAGAAGTCAGGAAGCAGTTCTAATACTTCATTAGGTCGTCATCCTCCATTAGGACCTGCTAAAGTTGGTATGCTATCCAGAGGCAACTCAGGAGCAAACAAGAATTTGTCCCGTTGTAATAGCGATGATACTGTAGTTGTACGGTTTGTAGGCTCTGCATTGGTTGGGAAGTCAGAAACTGAAGATGCCTGCCATCATGGCCTAGTTGAACCAACTATAAACACTAAGGAGGCTATGGATGCCATCAGTAGCATGTTTTTGGAACCAGTGGAACCTGAGACAATGCTCAAGAGACGATCAAAgcgtgaaaagtcaaattttaaTCAGCAACCAAGTGCATTTGATATCTTTGTTGATGAAGATGAACCTAACTGTAATGGTTCAAAGATGCTCCACAGGAATAGCATGAAGCAAGAGCATCCAAAGTTCAGTCAGCAAACAAGAGGGTTTGAGATTTTTGTTGATGAGGATGGTCCTAATGGCAATGACCAAAATGCAGAGCAAAACAGGAACTCTAGGAAGGCAAACATGAAGTTAAATCAGGAAACAAGTGGGTTTGAAATCTTTGTTGATGAGGATGGTCCTAATGGCAGCGACCAAAATGCAGGACAAAATAGGAACACTGGGAAAGAAAACATGAAGTTAGATCAGGAAACATGTGGGTTTCAAATCTTTGAGGATGAAAATGAGGCTAATGGCAGCATCCAGAATGCCACGTACCACAAGAATAACGGGCTTCCTCCAAGACCATTGTGTGATTCATCAAGGCATCAAGGCGAAAGTGACTTCCAGAAGCCATTTGTTGGAGGATTTGCAATATTGccagatgatgaagaagaacaaTGTGAGAAAACTGTTGGTGTAACTATAAATTCCAGAAATGTGCAGCCTACTCATGATAATAATACTTTGCTCTGTCCAGTTCAAACTAATTCTGGAACAAGATATCGTGAAGGTTCTCATCCTGTTTGTTATGGGCTTCGAGAAGACAGAGTCATTCATAGGTTTGTTAGATCCTCTATTGATGATGAGCCTAAGGTGGAAAATGCATGCCACCATGGATTAGTGGATCCAACTGTCAATCTAAAGGAAGCTATGGATGATATAAATAACATGTTTGGGAAACCATTGAACTTCAAGGGTGAGAAAACAAAGCGGAAAACTAATGCGCTGTCAGATGGAAAAGCAGTTTCAGTTTCTGGTTTCTCCATATTAGCTGATGATGACCTAAAAGAGAACACCTGCAAAGCCAGTCAGAGCAGTTCCTGCAAATTTGGGGATGAGAATGGTCTGTTTGAGCCCACAATCACCACTCGTGATGTCATGGCGGAGATCAACGATATGTTTGGGATGCCACTAGACTTCTAA
- the LOC117833068 gene encoding uncharacterized protein isoform X2, which translates to MAAAYAEQEKELLSSVVGDIRSYSGSDPLRPWLRGMRKMERALPPATLREKLPRFLQKCAQELQDDLRYRDDPRYLRVWIQLMDYVADAKPLLKKMERNGIGLKRASFYMAYALYYEKHKRFNDAEKMYRLGIQNLAEPIGELHKAHEQFILRMESYKRRKDKLQERMPRKAGPSEIMPTKAGPSITPMTQVEGESRNSKELKSNTIQKSGSSSNTSLGRHPPLGPAKVGMLSRGNSGANKNLSRCNSDDTVVVRFVGSALVGKSETEDACHHGLVEPTINTKEAMDAISSMFLEPVEPETMLKRRSKREKSNFNQQPSAFDIFVDEDEPNCNGSKMLHRNSMKQEHPKFSQQTRGFEIFVDEDGPNGNDQNAEQNRNSRKANMKLNQETSGFEIFVDEDGPNGSDQNAGQNRNTGKENMKLDQETCGFQIFEDENEANGSIQNATYHKNNGLPPRPLCDSSRHQGESDFQKPFVGGFAILPDDEEEQCEKTVGVTINSRNVQPTHDNNTLLCPVQTNSGTRYREGSHPVCYGLREDRVIHRFVRSSIDDEPKVENACHHGLVDPTVNLKEAMDDINNMFGKPLNFKGEKTKRKTNALSDGKAVSVSGFSILADDDLKENTCKASQSSSCKFGDENGLFEPTITTRDVMAEINDMFGMPLDF; encoded by the exons ATGGCCGCCGCATACGCGGAGCAGGAGAAGGAGCTCCTCTCGTCGGTGGTGGGCGACATCCGGAGCTACTCCGGATCCGACCCCCTCCGCCCATGGCTCCG CGGGATGCGGAAGATGGAGcgggcgctgccgccggcgacgctgcGGGAGAAGCTGCCCAGGTTCCTCCAGAAGTGCGCCCAGGAGTTACAGGACGACCTGCGCTACCGCGATGACCCCCGCTACCTCCGCGTCTGGATCCAGCTG ATGGACTATGTGGCGGATGCGAAGCCATTGCTCAAGAAGATGGAGAGGAATGGAATAGGTCTTAAGAGAGCTTCATTTTATATGGCTTATGCGCTATATTATGAAAAGCATAAGAGGTTCAATGATGCAGAGAAGATGTACCGTCTGGGAATCCAGAA CCTGGCAGAGCCTATTGGTGAGTTGCACAAAGCACATGAACAGTTTATTCTTCGAATGGAATCATACAAGAGGAGGAAAGATAAA CTGCAGGAAAGAATGCCTAGGAAAGCTGGTCCAAGTGAAATAATGCCTACGAAAGCTGGGCCTAGTATTACACCTATGACCCAAGTTGAAG GTGAAAGCAGAAACAGTAAAGAACTGAAATCCAATACAATTCAGAAGTCAGGAAGCAGTTCTAATACTTCATTAGGTCGTCATCCTCCATTAGGACCTGCTAAAGTTGGTATGCTATCCAGAGGCAACTCAGGAGCAAACAAGAATTTGTCCCGTTGTAATAGCGATGATACTGTAGTTGTACGGTTTGTAGGCTCTGCATTGGTTGGGAAGTCAGAAACTGAAGATGCCTGCCATCATGGCCTAGTTGAACCAACTATAAACACTAAGGAGGCTATGGATGCCATCAGTAGCATGTTTTTGGAACCAGTGGAACCTGAGACAATGCTCAAGAGACGATCAAAgcgtgaaaagtcaaattttaaTCAGCAACCAAGTGCATTTGATATCTTTGTTGATGAAGATGAACCTAACTGTAATGGTTCAAAGATGCTCCACAGGAATAGCATGAAGCAAGAGCATCCAAAGTTCAGTCAGCAAACAAGAGGGTTTGAGATTTTTGTTGATGAGGATGGTCCTAATGGCAATGACCAAAATGCAGAGCAAAACAGGAACTCTAGGAAGGCAAACATGAAGTTAAATCAGGAAACAAGTGGGTTTGAAATCTTTGTTGATGAGGATGGTCCTAATGGCAGCGACCAAAATGCAGGACAAAATAGGAACACTGGGAAAGAAAACATGAAGTTAGATCAGGAAACATGTGGGTTTCAAATCTTTGAGGATGAAAATGAGGCTAATGGCAGCATCCAGAATGCCACGTACCACAAGAATAACGGGCTTCCTCCAAGACCATTGTGTGATTCATCAAGGCATCAAGGCGAAAGTGACTTCCAGAAGCCATTTGTTGGAGGATTTGCAATATTGccagatgatgaagaagaacaaTGTGAGAAAACTGTTGGTGTAACTATAAATTCCAGAAATGTGCAGCCTACTCATGATAATAATACTTTGCTCTGTCCAGTTCAAACTAATTCTGGAACAAGATATCGTGAAGGTTCTCATCCTGTTTGTTATGGGCTTCGAGAAGACAGAGTCATTCATAGGTTTGTTAGATCCTCTATTGATGATGAGCCTAAGGTGGAAAATGCATGCCACCATGGATTAGTGGATCCAACTGTCAATCTAAAGGAAGCTATGGATGATATAAATAACATGTTTGGGAAACCATTGAACTTCAAGGGTGAGAAAACAAAGCGGAAAACTAATGCGCTGTCAGATGGAAAAGCAGTTTCAGTTTCTGGTTTCTCCATATTAGCTGATGATGACCTAAAAGAGAACACCTGCAAAGCCAGTCAGAGCAGTTCCTGCAAATTTGGGGATGAGAATGGTCTGTTTGAGCCCACAATCACCACTCGTGATGTCATGGCGGAGATCAACGATATGTTTGGGATGCCACTAGACTTCTAA
- the LOC117833077 gene encoding uncharacterized protein — MASGAYPVQLLHRPGAAEGQWRNLGAAYAAVTFLRPQGQSLVLYAAGPDGQPQQPRRIVFVYPILPGDAFERLDGATLSWAEPECGDEFALCFLDDAACGAVCGAIAPVVRTPAVDGIADILAGLRVAREEGAPAPGGADIAARLARLSIGRP, encoded by the coding sequence ATGGCGAGCGGCGCTTACCCCGTgcagctcctccaccgccccggcgccgccgagggccAGTGGCGCAACCTCGgcgccgcctacgccgccgtgaCCTTCCTACGCCCGCAGGGGCAGTCCCTCGTCCTGTACGCCGCGGGACCCGACGGCCAGCCGCAGCAGCCGCGGCGCATCGTGTTCGTGTACCCGATCCTCCCGGGCGACGCCTTCGAGCGGCTGGACGGCGCGACGCTGTCGTGGGCGGAGCCCGAGTGCGGGGATGAGTTCGCGCTCTGCTTCCTCGACGACGCCGCGTGCGGGGCCGTCTGCGGCGCCATCGCCCCGGTGGTGAGGACCCCGGCGGTCGACGGCATCGCGGACATCCTGGCGGGGCTCCGCGTGGcgagggaggagggcgcgccggcgcccggcggagCGGACATCGCCGCGCGGCTCGCGCGGCTCAGCATCGGCCGCCCGTGA
- the LOC117833069 gene encoding type I inositol polyphosphate 5-phosphatase 10 isoform X1, translating to MEQKPNRKKFLFPKIIGAKDGNALSRHGAESSINSTVDLKESPERSSVASPSASSSSFFKSLSESRSLKFSGFSSPPTTTSAHVEAFRVFAATWNVAGKTPGMGLNLNDFLPSDDYSDIYVLGFQEVVPLNAGNVLVIEDNEPASRWLALINQALNRPSPTSDAYASAISEAAAASFSFSRSVDTTASASPVSALQTPSSSPLDPSRFHKSSNREIRRAAITRGRRLKTCPCPAERPRSRRSYRAPCLMGCGKNSNAVESDTTTSDEDDEVRTSSFAVADVKSPAPAAVAASRRERYCLVACKQMVGLFTTVWVRRELVRHVGHVRFSCVGRGIMGYLGNKGCISVSMSLHQTSLCFVCSHLASGEKEGDELRRNSDVVEILKNTQFRRLCKRSGRRIPERILDHDRVIWLGDLNYRIGLSYSEAKKLVEANDWGTLFEKDQLKTEREGGVFRGWNEGKIFFAPTYKYSWNSDNYAGEDVTSKKKRRTPAWCDRILWYGEGIVQLSYIRGESKFSDHRPVCSVFIVEVAVPDNKLIKFASGPNMKVGVEELLFAPL from the exons ATGGAGCAGAAACCCAACAGAAAGAAG TTTCTCTTTCCAAAAATTATAGGAGCAAAGGATGGGAATGCCTTGTCAAGGCATGGTGCCGAGTCCTCCATCAACTCCACAG TTGATTTGAAAGAGTCCCCAGAGAGGTCATCAGTGGCTTCCCCCtcagcatcatcctcatccttcTTCAAAAGTCTTTCCG AAAGTAGAAGTCTAAAATTCAGCGGCTTCAGTTCTCCTCCAACAACTACTAGTGCCCATGTAGAAGCTTTCAG GGTGTTTGCAGCCACATGGAATGTAGCTGGAAAGACCCCGGGCATGGGTCTCAATCTTAATGATTTCTTGCCTTCGGATGACTACTCAGACATTTATGTGTTAGG GTTCCAAGAAGTCGTCCCCCTCAACGCCGGCAACGTCCTTGTGATCGAGGACAACGAGCCGGCGTCGAGATGGCTCGCCCTCATCAACCAGGCGCTGAACCGGCCCTCACCAACCTCCGACGCCTACGCCTCCGCCATTTCCGAAGCTGCTGCAGCAAGCTTCTCGTTCAGCCGATCCGTTGACACgacggcctccgcctcccccgtaTCCGCCCTCCAAACGCCCAGCTCCAGCCCGCTCGACCCGTCGCGGTTCCACAAGTCCTCCAACAGAGagatccgccgcgccgccatcacCCGCGGCCGCCGGCTCAAGACGTGCCCGTGCCCGGCGGAGCGGCCTCGGAGTCGGAGGTCCTACAGGGCGCCGTGCCTGATGGGTTGCGGCAAGAACTCCAACGCCGTCGAGAGCGACACGACGACGtcggacgaggacgacgaggtcaGAACCAGCAGCTTTGCGGTGGCCGACGTGAAGAgcccggcaccggcggcggtggcagcgagcCGGCGGGAGAGGTACTGCCTGGTTGCCTGCAAGCAGATGGTGGGTCTGTTCACCACGGTATGGGTGAGGCGAGAGCTGGTGCGGCACGTCGGTCATGTCCGGTTCTCCTGCGTCGGCCGCGGCATCATGGGCTACCTCGGCAACAAG GGTTGCATCTCTGTGAGCATGTCGCTGCACCAGACGAGCCTGTGCTTCGTGTGCAGCCACCTGGCCTCGGGGGAGAAGGAAGGGGACGAGCTCAGGAGGAACTCAGATGTCGTCGAGATCCTCAAGAACACGCAGTTCCGACGGCTCTGTAAGAGATCAGGCCGCAGGATTCCGGAGAGAATCCTTGACCATGA TCGTGTGATCTGGCTCGGTGATCTGAACTATCGAATCGGCCTGAGCTACTCGGAGGCCAAGAAGCTCGTCGAGGCAAACGACTGGGGTACTCTCTTCGAGAAGGATCAG CTCAAGACTGAAAGGGAGGGTGGAGTTTTCAGAGGGTGGAACGAGGGAAAGATTTTCTTTGCTCCCACATACAAGTACTCATGGAATTCCGACAACTATGCTGGTGAAGACGTCACGTCGAAGAAGAAGCGAAGAACACCAGCATG GTGTGACCGGATTCTCTGGTATGGTGAAGGGATAGTGCAACTGTCCTACATCCGTGGGGAGTCGAAATTTTCAGACCATCGTCCCGTCTGCAGTGTGTTCATTGTCGAGGTTGCGGTTCCCGACAACAAGCTCATCAAGTTTGCATCAGGTCCCAACATGAAAGTTGGCGTGGAAGAACTCCTATTTGCCCCCTTGTAG
- the LOC117833069 gene encoding type I inositol polyphosphate 5-phosphatase 10 isoform X2: MEQKPNRKKFLFPKIIGAKDGNALSRHGAESSINSTVDLKESPERSSVASPSASSSSFFKSLSESRSLKFSGFSSPPTTTSAHVEAFRFQEVVPLNAGNVLVIEDNEPASRWLALINQALNRPSPTSDAYASAISEAAAASFSFSRSVDTTASASPVSALQTPSSSPLDPSRFHKSSNREIRRAAITRGRRLKTCPCPAERPRSRRSYRAPCLMGCGKNSNAVESDTTTSDEDDEVRTSSFAVADVKSPAPAAVAASRRERYCLVACKQMVGLFTTVWVRRELVRHVGHVRFSCVGRGIMGYLGNKGCISVSMSLHQTSLCFVCSHLASGEKEGDELRRNSDVVEILKNTQFRRLCKRSGRRIPERILDHDRVIWLGDLNYRIGLSYSEAKKLVEANDWGTLFEKDQLKTEREGGVFRGWNEGKIFFAPTYKYSWNSDNYAGEDVTSKKKRRTPAWCDRILWYGEGIVQLSYIRGESKFSDHRPVCSVFIVEVAVPDNKLIKFASGPNMKVGVEELLFAPL; this comes from the exons ATGGAGCAGAAACCCAACAGAAAGAAG TTTCTCTTTCCAAAAATTATAGGAGCAAAGGATGGGAATGCCTTGTCAAGGCATGGTGCCGAGTCCTCCATCAACTCCACAG TTGATTTGAAAGAGTCCCCAGAGAGGTCATCAGTGGCTTCCCCCtcagcatcatcctcatccttcTTCAAAAGTCTTTCCG AAAGTAGAAGTCTAAAATTCAGCGGCTTCAGTTCTCCTCCAACAACTACTAGTGCCCATGTAGAAGCTTTCAG GTTCCAAGAAGTCGTCCCCCTCAACGCCGGCAACGTCCTTGTGATCGAGGACAACGAGCCGGCGTCGAGATGGCTCGCCCTCATCAACCAGGCGCTGAACCGGCCCTCACCAACCTCCGACGCCTACGCCTCCGCCATTTCCGAAGCTGCTGCAGCAAGCTTCTCGTTCAGCCGATCCGTTGACACgacggcctccgcctcccccgtaTCCGCCCTCCAAACGCCCAGCTCCAGCCCGCTCGACCCGTCGCGGTTCCACAAGTCCTCCAACAGAGagatccgccgcgccgccatcacCCGCGGCCGCCGGCTCAAGACGTGCCCGTGCCCGGCGGAGCGGCCTCGGAGTCGGAGGTCCTACAGGGCGCCGTGCCTGATGGGTTGCGGCAAGAACTCCAACGCCGTCGAGAGCGACACGACGACGtcggacgaggacgacgaggtcaGAACCAGCAGCTTTGCGGTGGCCGACGTGAAGAgcccggcaccggcggcggtggcagcgagcCGGCGGGAGAGGTACTGCCTGGTTGCCTGCAAGCAGATGGTGGGTCTGTTCACCACGGTATGGGTGAGGCGAGAGCTGGTGCGGCACGTCGGTCATGTCCGGTTCTCCTGCGTCGGCCGCGGCATCATGGGCTACCTCGGCAACAAG GGTTGCATCTCTGTGAGCATGTCGCTGCACCAGACGAGCCTGTGCTTCGTGTGCAGCCACCTGGCCTCGGGGGAGAAGGAAGGGGACGAGCTCAGGAGGAACTCAGATGTCGTCGAGATCCTCAAGAACACGCAGTTCCGACGGCTCTGTAAGAGATCAGGCCGCAGGATTCCGGAGAGAATCCTTGACCATGA TCGTGTGATCTGGCTCGGTGATCTGAACTATCGAATCGGCCTGAGCTACTCGGAGGCCAAGAAGCTCGTCGAGGCAAACGACTGGGGTACTCTCTTCGAGAAGGATCAG CTCAAGACTGAAAGGGAGGGTGGAGTTTTCAGAGGGTGGAACGAGGGAAAGATTTTCTTTGCTCCCACATACAAGTACTCATGGAATTCCGACAACTATGCTGGTGAAGACGTCACGTCGAAGAAGAAGCGAAGAACACCAGCATG GTGTGACCGGATTCTCTGGTATGGTGAAGGGATAGTGCAACTGTCCTACATCCGTGGGGAGTCGAAATTTTCAGACCATCGTCCCGTCTGCAGTGTGTTCATTGTCGAGGTTGCGGTTCCCGACAACAAGCTCATCAAGTTTGCATCAGGTCCCAACATGAAAGTTGGCGTGGAAGAACTCCTATTTGCCCCCTTGTAG
- the LOC117833069 gene encoding type I inositol polyphosphate 5-phosphatase 5 isoform X3 — MGLNLNDFLPSDDYSDIYVLGFQEVVPLNAGNVLVIEDNEPASRWLALINQALNRPSPTSDAYASAISEAAAASFSFSRSVDTTASASPVSALQTPSSSPLDPSRFHKSSNREIRRAAITRGRRLKTCPCPAERPRSRRSYRAPCLMGCGKNSNAVESDTTTSDEDDEVRTSSFAVADVKSPAPAAVAASRRERYCLVACKQMVGLFTTVWVRRELVRHVGHVRFSCVGRGIMGYLGNKGCISVSMSLHQTSLCFVCSHLASGEKEGDELRRNSDVVEILKNTQFRRLCKRSGRRIPERILDHDRVIWLGDLNYRIGLSYSEAKKLVEANDWGTLFEKDQLKTEREGGVFRGWNEGKIFFAPTYKYSWNSDNYAGEDVTSKKKRRTPAWCDRILWYGEGIVQLSYIRGESKFSDHRPVCSVFIVEVAVPDNKLIKFASGPNMKVGVEELLFAPL; from the exons ATGGGTCTCAATCTTAATGATTTCTTGCCTTCGGATGACTACTCAGACATTTATGTGTTAGG GTTCCAAGAAGTCGTCCCCCTCAACGCCGGCAACGTCCTTGTGATCGAGGACAACGAGCCGGCGTCGAGATGGCTCGCCCTCATCAACCAGGCGCTGAACCGGCCCTCACCAACCTCCGACGCCTACGCCTCCGCCATTTCCGAAGCTGCTGCAGCAAGCTTCTCGTTCAGCCGATCCGTTGACACgacggcctccgcctcccccgtaTCCGCCCTCCAAACGCCCAGCTCCAGCCCGCTCGACCCGTCGCGGTTCCACAAGTCCTCCAACAGAGagatccgccgcgccgccatcacCCGCGGCCGCCGGCTCAAGACGTGCCCGTGCCCGGCGGAGCGGCCTCGGAGTCGGAGGTCCTACAGGGCGCCGTGCCTGATGGGTTGCGGCAAGAACTCCAACGCCGTCGAGAGCGACACGACGACGtcggacgaggacgacgaggtcaGAACCAGCAGCTTTGCGGTGGCCGACGTGAAGAgcccggcaccggcggcggtggcagcgagcCGGCGGGAGAGGTACTGCCTGGTTGCCTGCAAGCAGATGGTGGGTCTGTTCACCACGGTATGGGTGAGGCGAGAGCTGGTGCGGCACGTCGGTCATGTCCGGTTCTCCTGCGTCGGCCGCGGCATCATGGGCTACCTCGGCAACAAG GGTTGCATCTCTGTGAGCATGTCGCTGCACCAGACGAGCCTGTGCTTCGTGTGCAGCCACCTGGCCTCGGGGGAGAAGGAAGGGGACGAGCTCAGGAGGAACTCAGATGTCGTCGAGATCCTCAAGAACACGCAGTTCCGACGGCTCTGTAAGAGATCAGGCCGCAGGATTCCGGAGAGAATCCTTGACCATGA TCGTGTGATCTGGCTCGGTGATCTGAACTATCGAATCGGCCTGAGCTACTCGGAGGCCAAGAAGCTCGTCGAGGCAAACGACTGGGGTACTCTCTTCGAGAAGGATCAG CTCAAGACTGAAAGGGAGGGTGGAGTTTTCAGAGGGTGGAACGAGGGAAAGATTTTCTTTGCTCCCACATACAAGTACTCATGGAATTCCGACAACTATGCTGGTGAAGACGTCACGTCGAAGAAGAAGCGAAGAACACCAGCATG GTGTGACCGGATTCTCTGGTATGGTGAAGGGATAGTGCAACTGTCCTACATCCGTGGGGAGTCGAAATTTTCAGACCATCGTCCCGTCTGCAGTGTGTTCATTGTCGAGGTTGCGGTTCCCGACAACAAGCTCATCAAGTTTGCATCAGGTCCCAACATGAAAGTTGGCGTGGAAGAACTCCTATTTGCCCCCTTGTAG
- the LOC117833173 gene encoding serpin-Z1 codes for MYIYLPDDRDGLPDLVHELSSNPVALLHGKVVPDRKVLVGELQIPKFDVSLQADVSRLLADLGLDLTLFRPAGHSFSEMVALAEADDEDMLPPMAVPSIIQQCSVRVNERGTVAAAATELEILGFGMGGPEPVVDFVADHPFLFFIKEDRSRVVLFAGQVLDPSSPR; via the coding sequence ATGTACATCTACCTCCCCGACGACCGCGACGGCCTGCCGGACCTGGTGCACGAGCTCAGCTCCAACCCGGTTGCTCTCCTTCACGGAAAGGTCGTGCCCGATCGGAAGGTCCTCGTCGGCGAGTTGCAGATCCCAAAATTCGACGTCTCGCTGCAAGCGGACGTCTCCCGTCTCCTTGCAGACCTTGGTCTGGATCTGACGCTGTTCCGTCCCGCCGGCCACTCCTTCTCCGAGATGGTGGCGCTGGCCGAAGCCGATGATGAGGATATGCTGCCACCGATGGCTGTTCCCTCGATCATCCAGCAGTGCTCCGTCCGCGTTAACGAGAGAGGCACCGTCGCTGCAGCAGCCACCGAGCTAGAGATTTTGGGCTTTGGCATGGGCGGTCCTGAGCCTGTTGTCGACTTCGTTGCTGATCACCCCTTCCTATTCTTCATCAAGGAGGACCGTAGCCGTGTGGTTCTTTTCGCCGGCCAGGTCCTTGACCCTTCGTCACCACGTTAG